Proteins encoded in a region of the Triticum dicoccoides isolate Atlit2015 ecotype Zavitan chromosome 3A, WEW_v2.0, whole genome shotgun sequence genome:
- the LOC119267751 gene encoding uncharacterized protein LOC119267751, with protein sequence MAFFSIHLTLSLLFFSIQGSNPLFYAGEEHHQRMDCVLELPLLSLDLASPAQLSPRAPDLATTGLTSSSRAQAGQGNPPMEVAASPSRSVHRRIHARSIWIRHADMDGRLGAPLCRPLIWASGRPPVLRIRQTTSPPTQFRQTPQPPSTTCAKHAPSSRGGHAPRPAAAHLLCQSAQPPRPGLLRPQLQGLVPAFSAPSSRPQTTRSLEIAGPPSSEAAGGSVRSGGEGRRSGEG encoded by the exons ATGGCCTTCTTCTCCATCCACCTGACGCTCTCCCTTCTCTTCTTCTCTATCCAGGGCAGCAATCCCCTCTTCTATGCCGGTGAGGAACACCACCAGAGGATGGATTGCGTTTTGGAGCTCCCTCTACTGTCGCTCGATCTGGCCTCCCCCGCTCAGTTGTCGCCCCGTGCTCCGGATCTGGCCACAACAGGCCTCACGTCCTCCAGCCGCGCGCAAGCAGGCCAAG GGAACCCGCCAATGGAGGTCGCCGCCTCTCCGTCTCGATCTGTCCACCGACGGATCCACGCGCGGAGCATCTGGATCCGCCACGCAGACATGGATGGGCGCCTTGGAGCTCCCCTCTGCCGTCCCCTGATCTGGGCATCTGGCCGCCCGCCAGTGCTCCGAATCCGGCAAACAACCTCGCCTCCGACCCAATTCAGACAGACGCCACAGCCTCCTTCCACCACGTGCGCCAAGCATGCCCCCAG CTCGCGAGGAGGCCATGCTCCTCGTCCAGCCGCGGCCCACCTGCTATGTCAGTCAGCCCAGCCGCCTCGTCCCGGCCTTCTCCGCCCCCAGCTCCAGGGCCTTGTCCCGGCCTTCTCCGCACCTAGCTCCAGGCCTCAAACGACTCGCTCTTTGGAGATCGCGGGTCCTCCGTCGAGCGAGGCCGCCGGTGGTAGTGTTCGCTCGGGCGGCGAAGGCCGGCGGTCCGGAGAGGGCTGA